Proteins encoded together in one Papaver somniferum cultivar HN1 unplaced genomic scaffold, ASM357369v1 unplaced-scaffold_21, whole genome shotgun sequence window:
- the LOC113339797 gene encoding cytochrome b561 and DOMON domain-containing protein At3g61750-like, with translation MVTHYSILCFFSVFILSLNPEKTFVFGEDNSEVLDACNEDLATFLPVPFGNISTHLGCYRIWNTFILRFSQDEKHVVNIILSAEYTNGWVGIGFSKDGTMVGSSAMVGWISKLGRAVIKEYYLRGYSKSEVIRNKGELPLTNIPPAIVVYGAKIYLAFQLKFDDRLSGQPIILAFGSATPVHSKLSKHDDKTTIRFDFSRGIDQAASSQNATAVKPPNIEKMKRSHGALALIGWGVMLPAGTMVARHYRHWVRKWYFLHTFIQLVGFLVGLAAIVSGKVLYDRTHINFAAHRGIGILVFVLTILQVLGFFVLPDMDSKIRRYWNWYHHWFGRIILVMGVVNIGIGSCGEDGDCSFGRISFPILIIVYLTCTVLEIFSCFGRKHVEDISDPTIEVNQF, from the exons ATGGTTACACACTATTCAATCCTCTGTTTCTTCTCTGTTTTTATCCTCAGCTTGAACCCCGAAAAAACTTTTGTGTTCGGTGAGGATAATTCAGAAGTATTAGATGCTTGTAACGAAGATTTAGCGACGTTTCTTCCTGTTCCGTTCGGGAATATTTCGACTCATTTGGGTTGTTACAGGATTTGGAATACCTTCATATTACGA TTCTCTCAGGATGAGAAGCATGTAGTGAATATCATTTTATCTGCTGAATACACGAACGGATGGGTTGGAATTGGATTTTCGAAAGACGGAACAATGGTGGGTTCTAGTGCGATGGTTGGTTGGATCAGTAAACTAGGCCGAGCAGTTATAAAAGAGTATTACTTACGCGGCTATTCTAAGTCGGAAGTCATTCGAAACAAAGGAGAATTACCACTCACTAATATCCCACCAGCAATTGTTGTTTACGGAGCTAAAATTTACTTAGCATTTCAGTTGAAGTTTGATGACCGTCTTTCGGGGCAACCGATTATACTAGCTTTTGGATCTGCAACACCGGTACACAGCAAGTTGTCAAAGCACGATGATAAGACGACAATTCGGTTTGATTTCTCCAGAGGTATTGATCAAGCAGCGAGTAGCCAAAATGCGACTGCGGTTAAACCTCCGAACATTGAGAAGATGAAAAGGAGTCATGGAGCATTAGCTTTAATTGGATGGGGTGTGATGCTTCCTGCTGGGACGATGGTTGCAAGACATTATCGCCATTGGGTTCGAAAATGGTACTTTTTACATACATTTATTCAGCTTGTTGGATTTCTTGTCGGACTTGCAGCTATTGTGTCTGGAAAGGTGCTCTATGATAGAACACACATCAATTTCGCGGCGCATAGAGGCATTGGAATCCTTGTTTTTGTGCTTACAATTCTCCAG GTATTGGGATTCTTTGTACTGCCTGACATGGATTCAAAGATACGGCGATACTGGAACTGGTACCACCATTGGTTTGGAAGGATAATTCTAGTCATGGGTGTTGTGAATATTGGTATAGGATCTTGCGGAGAAGATGGAGATTGTTCGTTTGGACGAATATCGTTTCCGATTTTGATCATTGTTTACTTGACGTGCACGGTTTTAGAAATCTTTTCATGTTTTGGACGTAAACATGTCGAGGATATTAGTGATCCGACTATCGAAGTAAATCAGTTTTGA
- the LOC113339782 gene encoding pathogenesis-related protein PRB1-2-like — MAASATSTRYQLRLLLTNLIVSVVLNYAHAKGHHPGRQQRLHSIPPDAVDRHEFISEHNAVRAKFSEQPLTWNSTLARYARRFASQRVGDCDMIHSNGPFGENIFWGGKYEDYSAAFAVKSWAAETSSYNPSLNSCQMNAMCGHFTQIVWTTTKRMGCARVKCNNGGVFAICVYDPPGNFEGENPFTGIPQIGGITTNSLSDDVRLSENTKTSQKPVFTVNNILPNLTPVKSAPAPAQQASVASLMGNAPAPAPQA; from the coding sequence atGGCAGCATCGGCAACATCCACAAGATATCAACTCCGCCTCCTACTAACAAATCTCATCGTCTCCGTAGTATTAAACTATGCCCATGCAAAAGGTCATCATCCTGGGAGACAACAGAGATTACACAGTATTCCACCTGATGCCGTTGACAGACACGAGTTTATAAGCGAACACAACGCAGTTCGAGCGAAATTTAGCGAACAGCCATTGACATGGAACAGTACTTTAGCACGTTACGCACGGAGATTCGCGTCTCAGAGAGTCGGGGACTGTGACATGATCCATTCTAATGGTCCTTTCGGAGAAAACATCTTTTGGGGTGGCAAATATGAAGATTATTCTGCTGCTTTCGCTGTTAAGAGCTGGGCAGCTGAAACATCATCTTATAATCCGTCGCTTAATTCTTGTCAAATGAATGCAATGTGTGGACACTTTACACAAATTGTCTGGACGACTACTAAAAGGATGGGATGCGCACGCGTCAAATGCAACAATGGAGGTGTTTTTGCGATTTGTGTTTACGATCCTCCCGGTAATTTTGAAGGTGAAAATCCTTTCACTGGTATCCCCCAAATAGGAGGAATAACAACGAATTCATTATCTGATGACGTTAGATTGTCAGAGAATACCAAGACTAGCCAAAAGCCGGTATTTACAGTCAATAACATCTTGCCAAATCTAACTCCAGTGAAAAGTGCACCAGCACCTGCTCAACAAGCATCCGTTGCATCCCTGATGGGTAATGCACCAGCACCTGCTCCACAAGCATAA